Genomic segment of Agrobacterium larrymoorei:
TTCCGTGCCGGTCTGTTTCACCTCACCCGTATCGGTCATCCGCCATGGGCGCGGCGATGTGTAATAGGCCTTAGCGGGCGATGTGGAAGCGAAAGGCCCGCGCAGATCGTTTAGAAATGCAACGAAGGTCTTGAGCTCGGATTTATCCGTACCGGCCTCGGTTCCCTTATCGTCTTCCTTGGTCGTCAGGACGTCATTCACCTTGAAATCGGCCAGGGTGTGATTGATCGTCGTCGTTGCGCCAGAGCCTTGCTTATACCAATCAGCAAGCGGGCCAAGCCCATCGATCACGCTGTAATTTTGCGAGCGGCGGTCATCCAGATAGGCGCTCAGCGCCATGGATGCCGGGCGGTCCTTGCCGGAAACGGCCAGAACATAAGCCATGTTCTCGGACCAGATTTTCGGATCGACGATTTTGACCTTGCTGAAATCGGTCGGGCCATCACCATTGGCGCCGCCATTCGCCCAGGCCTCATCGCCAACCGTCCAGATCTTGTCGAAGCCCGAAAGCAGCCCGATCACCGGATTGACCTTGGGATCGTACTTGTTGATTTCCTTGCCCGACGCATCCTTGCCCGTCTGGTTCTTGTAGTTGTCCAGCAGCGAAAGCGGCGCGGAACCCTGAGGTTCGGCAACAATGGCAGCGTGCCCCACGCCCTTGGGCGGCGGCGGCAGATCAGTGGAGAAAACAGCTGATGAAAAGAACAGGGTGGTGGTGGAAGCCAGCAGCGCAACCCGCAGCAACCGCGCACCAGAACAAGGGATAAAGGTCATCTTTGAACTCCATGGGACGAAATAATCCGTCACGGCTTAGGAAGGCCGCATGACATGCAGATGACAAAGACGCTATCCAGCCTCCTTCAAAACCGTTTGAAACGTCTTGCGCACAGCTTTGGACAGGCGCTTCACTTCGCCTTCCACAGTGGAAATATCGGGCAATTCCACAGCCCGGCATACGAGGTCGATCAGCCCCGCAGGGGCCTGCTTCGGCTCGAAATCACTGTCGATACAAAGCCGGATGATCTGCGACAACTCGGTGAACAGCCGCATGGCCTCGATGCAGTCATCCTGCGCCTGCGGCTCCATGGCAGCGGGCGCAACGCGTTTGAGAACATCCGAAGTGCTTTCGCCAGCCTTATGCGCCGGTAGCTCCTTCACCGGAGCGATAAGCGTCAGATATTGCGCGATGAATTCGAGGTCTACCAGCCCGCCGGGGATCAGCTTGAAATCCCAGCCATTGACCGGCGGCTTTTCCTCGCCGATCAGCTTGCGCATCTCCTGCACATCGGCTGCGATTTTCGCCACATCGCGTTTCTGCGATAGCACGGATTCGATGATGCGCTGTGCGTCCTCCATCAAGGTCGCATCGCCGCAGATCAATCTGGCTCTGGAAAGCGCCAGATGTTCCCAGGTCCATGCCTCTTCGCGCTGATACTTCTCGAAGGTGGAAATCCGCGTCGCCACCGGCCCCTTATTGCCCGAGGGCCGAAGCCGCATATCCACTTCATAAAGCACGCCCTCCGCCGTCGGCGCGGAAAGCGCCGAGATCAGCCGCTGGGTTACGCGGGTGAAATAACGCACCGCATCGAGCGGTTTTGCCCCGTCGGATTCGGCAGCCGCATCGTCGTAATCATAGAGCAGTATGAGATCGACATCCGAACCCGCCGTCAGCTCGAAGGAACCGAGCTTGCCCATGCCCATCACCGCAACGCGCCCGCTGGGGTACCGGCCATGCGCCGCCTCCATCTCCACCAGCACGGCGTTGAGAGAGGCTTCGATGACGAGGTCCGAAAGATGGGTGAAGGCACGGCCCGCAACGTCCCCGGTAATCGCGCCCGTCAGCAGGCGCACACCGATGAGGAAGCGCTGTTCGGCGGCGAATATGCGCAACCGGTCGAGAATATCCTCGTAGTGTCGCGCAGCGGACAGGAAGCTTTTCATGCGCAGCGAGAGATAATCCCGCGTCGGAATTTCCGTCATCAGCGCCGGGTCCAGCATGCCGTCGAAGACATGCGGACGCGCCGCGATGATCTCCGCCAGCCGCGGCGCAGATGACATGATGGTCACCAGCAGGGAAAGCAGCGCCGGGTTGTTGCCCAGCAGCGAGAAAAGCTGGATACCCGCAGGCAGGCCGGAAAGGAAATTATCGAAGCGCAGCAACGCTTCATCCGCCCGTTTGCTCGCCCCGAAAGCCTTCAGCAAGTCGGGTGTCAATTCCGTCAGCCGCTCGCGCGCCTCTACGGACTGCGTGGCGCGGTAGCGGCCATTATGCCATGTGCGGATAACCCGCGACATGTCTTCCGGGCGCTCGAAGCCCAGCCGCGCCAGTGTCTTCAGCGTGTCCGGGTCATCCTTCTGGCCGGTGAAAACAAGATTGCCGCTCTCGCCGGAAAGCTTGGTTTCCTGCTCGAACAGTGCGGAATATTTCCGCTCCACCAGCCGCAGAACCTCCTCCAGCTTTTCGGAAAAACTCTTCGTGTCGGCAAAGCCCAGCATGAAGGCGATGCGCTTCAGCTCGGCTTCGGTTTCGGGCAGAATATGCGTCTGCTCGTCCCGCACCATCTGGATGCGGTGTTCCACCTCGCGCAGAAACCAGTAGGCGTCCGTCAGCCGATCGCGCGTATCGGCATCAATCCACTTTGCCTCCGTTAGCGCCGCCAGCGCTTCCTGCGTGGAGCGCACGCGCAGCGGCGCCATGCGCCCGCCCGCAATCAATTGCTGCGTCTGCGCGAAGAATTCGATCTCGCGAATACCGCCACGCCCGAGTTTGACATTATGCCCCTTCACCGCAATCGCGCCATGGCCCTTGTGAGCGTGGATTTGCCGCTTGATGGAGTGGATGTCCGCAATGGCCGCATAGTCCAGATATTTGCGAAAAACGAAAGGCGTCAGTTCCCGCAGGAAGCCCTCGCCCGCCTTGATGTCGCCCGCCACAGGCCGCGCCTTGATATAGGCGGCCCGCTCCCAGTTCTGCCCCCTGCCCTCATAATAAGTGAGCGCCGCCTCCACCGGAATGGCAAGCGGCGTGGACCCTGGATCGGGCCGCAGCCGCAGGTCGGTTCGGAACACGTAACCATCGGCGGTGCGCTCCTGCATGATCCTTATCAGCCTGCGCATCATCCGCCCGAAGGTTTCCAGCGCATCCAGCGGATCCGGCACGATGCCCGCGGATGGCTCGAAGAACACCACCGCGTCGATGTCGGATGAGTAATTGAGTTCCCGAGCGCCCAGCTTGCCCATGCCCAGCACCACAAGCCCGGAGCCCTCGCTTGGCGCATCCACATTCTTCAGCTTCAGCTTGCCGCTATTGTGGTTGGCAAGCAGCAGGTGGTCGATAGCCGCCGCCAGTGCCGCATCCGCCATATCGCTCAGCCAGCGCGTCGTGTCGCGCGCGGTAAACACTCGTCCAAGATCGGCCAGTGCGGCAATAAAGGAAAGCCTGCGCTTGGCAACACGCAGGCTGGTCATCACCTCCGCCTCAGTGGGAATGCCGCCTTCGCCGTTGGGCCGCCAGCAATC
This window contains:
- a CDS encoding bifunctional [glutamine synthetase] adenylyltransferase/[glutamine synthetase]-adenylyl-L-tyrosine phosphorylase encodes the protein MRLDEVRLDAIRTFTQTELKSVLSSLKDIAKRETAVADLLASDDPLKDFVANAFTLSPYLRDAAVADEGLLTLAISEPVETALAKLVTEARDCWRPNGEGGIPTEAEVMTSLRVAKRRLSFIAALADLGRVFTARDTTRWLSDMADAALAAAIDHLLLANHNSGKLKLKNVDAPSEGSGLVVLGMGKLGARELNYSSDIDAVVFFEPSAGIVPDPLDALETFGRMMRRLIRIMQERTADGYVFRTDLRLRPDPGSTPLAIPVEAALTYYEGRGQNWERAAYIKARPVAGDIKAGEGFLRELTPFVFRKYLDYAAIADIHSIKRQIHAHKGHGAIAVKGHNVKLGRGGIREIEFFAQTQQLIAGGRMAPLRVRSTQEALAALTEAKWIDADTRDRLTDAYWFLREVEHRIQMVRDEQTHILPETEAELKRIAFMLGFADTKSFSEKLEEVLRLVERKYSALFEQETKLSGESGNLVFTGQKDDPDTLKTLARLGFERPEDMSRVIRTWHNGRYRATQSVEARERLTELTPDLLKAFGASKRADEALLRFDNFLSGLPAGIQLFSLLGNNPALLSLLVTIMSSAPRLAEIIAARPHVFDGMLDPALMTEIPTRDYLSLRMKSFLSAARHYEDILDRLRIFAAEQRFLIGVRLLTGAITGDVAGRAFTHLSDLVIEASLNAVLVEMEAAHGRYPSGRVAVMGMGKLGSFELTAGSDVDLILLYDYDDAAAESDGAKPLDAVRYFTRVTQRLISALSAPTAEGVLYEVDMRLRPSGNKGPVATRISTFEKYQREEAWTWEHLALSRARLICGDATLMEDAQRIIESVLSQKRDVAKIAADVQEMRKLIGEEKPPVNGWDFKLIPGGLVDLEFIAQYLTLIAPVKELPAHKAGESTSDVLKRVAPAAMEPQAQDDCIEAMRLFTELSQIIRLCIDSDFEPKQAPAGLIDLVCRAVELPDISTVEGEVKRLSKAVRKTFQTVLKEAG